The following coding sequences are from one Campylobacter sp. RM16187 window:
- the mshL gene encoding pilus (MSHA type) biogenesis protein MshL, giving the protein MLVLRLNKFIAIIALILFSTYPALAKDSCDKRIFNLKISEQVSIQEILTQLSDICHFSVITKDQFAKNAINEEISGINIKDMTLNEIFNILLHEKNIYHTFDKGILRISALQTKTFKIDYITSIREGAAITKASVDSAPIEVGNDQDDGDVSDITKGGGKLDNVIRSIERFDFWEKLDSEIKAILNNTTESIVAPDPIINANAGLVTVTGTAAQIKRVSEYIDDLQKRLKKQVLIDVSIISVDLSNSYTKGVDWSKFNIGFKTGLFNRFIPISMEETIEKDSSGNPIRVPKFTYGTTPGNTIHWSSRNIDQGNLRGGLSQNLNLIPGFTFNLDGVINFLEVNGKTKIVSSPKIATLNNQQALISVGDNINYRVQEESTNNNALSGKTTVTYKQYSVFIGILLNLLPEVSDDNKIMLRINPSLSSFKYNEDDTRQTTTIREIAPDTIQKKLSTVVHVNSGDTIVLGGLIAQTKGKENTKVPFLGDIPVVGNAFKSTKDQLRTTELVFIITPRIIDISSPTPVKQTLKDLGFSRSTYEQQ; this is encoded by the coding sequence ATGTTGGTATTAAGATTAAATAAATTTATAGCCATAATAGCTTTAATTCTTTTTTCAACATATCCGGCTTTGGCTAAGGATAGTTGCGATAAAAGAATTTTTAACTTAAAAATAAGCGAACAGGTATCCATACAAGAAATCTTAACGCAACTTTCTGATATATGCCATTTTAGCGTTATCACAAAAGACCAATTCGCCAAAAATGCAATAAACGAAGAGATATCGGGAATCAACATAAAAGATATGACTCTTAATGAAATTTTCAATATATTGTTACATGAAAAAAATATATACCATACCTTTGATAAAGGAATATTAAGAATTTCTGCACTGCAAACAAAAACATTTAAAATTGATTATATAACATCTATTAGAGAGGGTGCTGCTATTACTAAAGCATCTGTAGATTCTGCGCCTATTGAAGTAGGAAATGATCAGGATGACGGCGATGTTTCAGATATTACAAAAGGTGGCGGAAAGCTAGATAACGTAATCAGAAGTATTGAAAGATTCGATTTTTGGGAAAAACTTGATTCTGAAATCAAAGCCATATTAAATAACACCACAGAGAGTATTGTAGCCCCGGATCCTATAATAAATGCTAACGCGGGACTTGTTACAGTTACAGGAACCGCTGCTCAAATAAAAAGAGTATCAGAATATATTGATGATCTTCAAAAAAGATTAAAAAAACAAGTACTTATAGATGTATCTATAATATCCGTTGATCTATCGAATAGTTACACAAAGGGAGTTGATTGGAGCAAATTTAATATAGGTTTTAAGACGGGTCTTTTTAATAGATTTATACCTATAAGCATGGAAGAAACGATAGAAAAAGACTCCAGTGGCAACCCTATTAGAGTGCCTAAATTTACATATGGAACAACTCCCGGAAATACAATACATTGGTCAAGCAGAAATATTGATCAAGGAAATTTAAGAGGGGGATTGTCTCAAAATCTAAATCTAATACCCGGATTTACTTTCAATCTGGATGGGGTAATCAACTTCCTTGAAGTAAATGGAAAGACAAAGATAGTATCAAGTCCAAAGATAGCTACTCTTAATAATCAACAAGCCCTTATCTCTGTTGGAGATAACATAAACTACAGAGTCCAAGAAGAGAGTACAAACAACAACGCATTAAGCGGAAAGACAACTGTAACTTACAAACAATACTCAGTTTTTATAGGAATTTTACTAAATTTACTTCCTGAGGTTTCTGACGATAATAAGATTATGCTAAGAATCAATCCTTCATTAAGTAGCTTTAAATACAACGAGGACGATACAAGACAAACCACTACAATAAGGGAGATAGCTCCGGATACTATCCAAAAGAAACTTTCAACAGTAGTTCACGTAAATAGCGGAGATACAATAGTTCTTGGTGGGCTAATAGCTCAAACCAAAGGCAAAGAAAACACAAAAGTACCTTTCTTGGGTGATATTCCAGTTGTTGGAAATGCATTTAAAAGCACAAAAGACCAACTTAGAACAACAGAGCTTGTGTTTATAATAACTCCTAGAATTATAGATATATCATCACCTACCCCAGTAAAACAAACTCTTAAGGATTTAGGTTTTTCAAGGTCAACATATGAGCAGCAATAG